Genomic DNA from Puntigrus tetrazona isolate hp1 chromosome 6, ASM1883169v1, whole genome shotgun sequence:
TGATTCGGCAACGACATCTTACTCGATGCTTGTTAACTAAAGTATAAAACTATCTAAACATGCATGCTCTGTAGATTTACAGTTAAAAAGAAGCAATTGCTCGCCTGAGAAAATGGCGGACGGCGGCGGTTGCCATGGTGGCTCGGTCCAGTCGACTGAGTTGAGGCGGGTTTAGCGAAGTGTTTCACTTTATGACAAGTGTTCGAAATCACTAATGTTTCATATCTAGTGAATTTCATATAGCCTGCTACACTAAAAGGAGCGTATGCAGAGCGACTTCACACAACGATGTCGTGTGGGGGACGGGGCTCGAAAATACTTCACTGAAGGGATGGATGCTGAGGGGAAAATTGACTCGGAAGTCAAAAACACGCTttagtgaaagtaaaaaaaaaagtgcagttttaATTTGGCGTTAAGAATTGGAAACAGAAGTCACCCAGCAGCAAGCGAAAAATGGGAGAGAAGTTTGTTGTTTAAGCTGTTTGAATTATTTTCTTAATGCGACGTGAAttgatttcataaaatgttCTGTCAGACAGACATGGaaaggttttgttgttttgttaacagaagaaagaagtACAGTGGGACACAAACACGTTCTTAAAGGCCCTACATCTACCTCTGAAAGACAAACTTCAAAATGAATTGCCATGaactgtgtgtttattataattaaaacataccgttttgacatttaaagacaCTTTCTGTGATGTCAGTTCAGTGCATGTGGTTGTTTTTTGTCGTCGTTACTGAGAATACTGATATGCAACTAGCTATATTAATCAGCATAagatgtaattaatttaatacagttattttgATTGAAAGCCATATTTCTGTAAAAGTAATAAACTTGTGACTGCAAAAATCTGTTTCacacttttaaattattattttttttaacgatTCAGGCCATTTGGACCTTTGAATCAAAATGACAGTTATGTTACAAATGTAGTGCTGGCTTATTTGCTTATAATTAGTTGTGTGTTATTAATAGCCTAGTTGTAAAAGCTCTCTAACCATTAGTTCAAAGTGTATGCAGTTAGCAGGGTTCCCCTCTCAATTCATGATGCTGTCTACGTTGCTTAGCCACTCGTACCGGTATGCAGGTTTGCACCGGTATGACAGCTGAACTTCTGTACGACCCGGTTTAGGACGTGTTTTTTCATAATAGTATGACGATAATTAAAATTCATCAACGCACTTTATCTGTTCCAACTAGCAATGTAATGGTATGATGATTTTACGGTACACGGCTTTAAATGGTAGCATAAGTTAAGACttgtattttcaataaaaccaaagtaaataaacaattttccATCTAATCTACGTTTAATTAAAAGataatcctaaaaaaatgtctaaattgcGCCTTTCTCCTTTTTCATTTAAGTGTCACTCACCTTGCCAGATGCGCAAACGGCAGAACACCGAAATGTCGGAGCCTGAGCCTCTTTTTCTCCCACCAAAGCGGCTGAAATCAGCCGTATGGGAGTATTTTGGGTATTTAAAAGACCCAGGAGGCACCATCATTGTTGATGGTTATCCAGTTTGTAGATTGTGTCGGAAAAAAGTGTCGGCTCGGACAGGCAACACTTCAAACATGGCACACCATCTTCGTGACCACCACCCCAAGGAATTTGCAAAGATGAATGTAAGTGAAAATACTGTGaattgctaataaataaaagataataaactATGGATcgccttttatattttttttgtgttttttgacgTTTACATATGCAGGCCGAATTCTTTatgcgaaagaaagaaagaaaaaaacgacCCAAAAAGTACCGTGAGGGAAAAAAACGGCAATAAGAACCTAATGTAACACATGATTATACCGTTTTCATTGTACCGTGATTTCATACCTTTACACTCCTAGTTGAATTTGCCTCAAAGCCACTGTCCCACTGTATCCAAGGTTTTAAagggataaaaataaaatgatttactgaTCCTTCAGGTTGTTCAGAACCTGCAAGTTATTGTCTTTTGTGAAACACGAAAAAGGCATATAGAAAATGTCAATAGAAAGTCATTCATTCGTTATTGATTTCAAACCTGGAAAATGTtcatgatgaatgaatgaaacttTTTAGGGCACAAAcgtattatttaatatcttaacATGCCTTGGTTTCACCTCGTTTAGCACAGAAAATAACCATCTTGTTTTTCTTCGTCCTACAGAGAAAGCATTCTGTGGTGTGTAGGAGAAGGATAAGGGATGCGCCGAGCGTTGATGCACCAAGCAGTGATGGACCAAGCAATTACGTGCCAAGCAGTTATGGACCAAGTGTTCCAGAAAATCAAACGGCTGAATCATTGTCTGAAACGAAGGAAGCTAAGATTGATCCCACCAACGTTTATCATCAAACATCACAATCGAGGCTAAACACCctggtttttaattttatcGTGGAGGATGTGCAACCCATTTCAATTCTAGAGCAACCTGGCTTCAGGAAGTTGATTGAAGCTTTAAGCAGGGGCAAAAAAGTCATGTGTCGAAATGCTTTTATCACCAGGCTTGAAGTAGCGTTCAGTAAAATGAAAGGGGAGCTAAAAGCGAAACTCGACAAAGTGCAGACATTATGTACAACGGCTGATGTATGGTCAGTGCAGGACAGAAGTTATTTTGGAATGACTTGCCACTGGCTTGAGGACAGTCTTGAAAGGAAGTCGGCTGCTCTTGCCTGCACGAGAATCCCCATCAGCTACACCTGTGAAACCATTATCGCTAAAATTCAAGAAATTCATTCTTCTTATAACATCGAGAGCAAAGTTCAGGCCACCGTCACTGACAATGGTAACAATTTCGTGAAAGCCTTCAAAGAGTTCTCTTCAGAGGATGACCAAGAAGTGGAGCAAAGTCGTTTTGAGGATTTGGGCAGTATTCTTTGCGATGGAGAAATGGGTGGAGACTTCTTTCTGAGTTACTTCTTACCACCCCACCAACGGTGTGCTTCTCAAACGCTGAACTTGATAGCGTCGAAGGATCTAGCGGATGCCGTCTCTAAGGGACAGGCGGGTAAGCTGCACAGCGGTGCCATTGAAAAATGCGCCGCAATATGGCACAAAGCCCAATCGTCCACCGAAGCTGCTGATTCAATTGAATCCATTGCAAAAATGAATTTCACAGTTCCTTGTTTGAATCAGTGGAGCTCAGAATACTACGCCATCAACAAGCTGATGTCGCTTAGCGATTCACAGCTTAACGAACTGTCCGAAGTCTTGGGTTTTCCACATTTTACGCCTGATGAAACCGCGTATCTCACGGAATATACGGACGTCTTCAAACCAGTGGCTTTTGCTCTTGACCTTCTGCACGGGGAAGAAAAGTGCTTCCTTGGCATTGTGATACCAACGTTGTTGACTCTTAAAAGGAAGCTCGAGGAGAAGGCAGCAAACACCCGCCTTTTCTCCAAGGTCATTGACAGCACCGTCAAAGCAATCGACTCCCGCTTCAAGCAGGTTTTTGAAAGTTCTGATGCCAGGTTGGCCACAGCCACCATGCCACAATTTCGACTCTGGTGGTTACCAGAAGACGAGAGGGAGAGTCTCCGAGCGCAGTTGATCACTGAAGTTTTACAGGTCGACCAAGGGACTGAAGAAGCAGAGAGCAACGGAGGCTCTGTTCATGAGGATGAATTCTTCTCGTATGGACCTGGAAGTTCTGGCAACAAAGGTGGAAAGAGGGAAGCAGCGGAAGAGGTGTGGCTGTATCTCCAGGGCACAAACAAGGATCTGAAATGCTTAAATGAATTTCCAGGCGTGAAAAAAGTGTTCATCAAGTTCAATACAACTCTACCCTCAAGTGCCCCAGTGCAGCAGCTCTTCAGCAACGGGAGCAATATCGTGACCCCAAAAGGACATCACCTCTCAGACCAACATTTCGAGCATGTACTCCTTTTACGTTACAACAGCAAAATCACCACTGCTTTGGAATAATTTCAGGGGTAACGCTGCTGATGTTTATTGTAAAtagatgatttttattttacatgtaggATATACTGTATGTTCTCTCCCTTTCCCCAAATGATCACAAAGTTATTCCATACGAAAGCATGTGCCACCTCAAAGTTTtggtaaacatttatttcttagtaaacatgcaaacaaaagaaattTGTTACTTTTTAGACTAGTGTTTCTAGAACTGTGCAAATAACATGTTAATCATGGATGCATCTAAATGTATAATGATTAGTTCTTCCTCTAAATTATGATTTGATGTTAAGAGCTGTGGTTCAGTGCTTAAAAATGCAGAACTGTAAACACATGTTAAAGCACCAGGTTGCTTTATTTAACAACCATAAACAAAATGCATCACTTGGTGGAAAAACTGTCCATTTTGATTCTTGTtactaataaatgtatattttgaacatttggTCTCTCATTTTATGGTTTCTTTTTAGTCAAACCCCACTAATGTAGTCTTATTTTGAGTagtctttattttgaagaaattcgTTTAGCTACAGTAAGCTGTCACGCAGGAAGACTACAGTCATACAGACCGACCGTGATAACCAAGAGCTTCATAAAATCATTCAGGATTGACCGTCATATTCATATTCTAGTGTCAAGAGAACAAAGGTATGCCATATATCAGTCTTTTCAGTCACTGCATTATTTTCCTCCCTTCTGtcttcaggtttttttttgtattctgatgtaaataaataacaagacAACGTATACTGTGGCATTATGAAATATACACGTCCATAATATTGCTGAATAGGAGGAGTTTACTCTTGGTTTATTGAAAGTCATTTGTTAACGCTTTTAGatttccttttaaaacattgatgGTTGAAGGGCAAGTAATGACACTTAATTGTACccagtttttgaaaatgcatattattgtgtgtgaaacctttgctgatttttttttttttacagtaaacaaaaaatatttccttaAAAGACTGGGAATACAAATtattcttaacttttttttgtctacatttcaaagaatgttttgtgaatgtgGCTCCTGATGCTGATCTGAATCAAAAACTACCagttgattttgtattttaaaaaaaggttacaattAATTTAGATTCCCCAAGTCATTTTAAGGATGTCTTTTTCTTAAGTGTTCTTTAGACAAAacttaatgttgaaaaaaatctaGGACAAAAAAGTTGGACTGACCTCTGACTTATCTTAAATCCCAAATTGTAGGAATGActttcataaaaatgaatgtcaaaacagtattttttaaattatatagtataattataatacatataattagAGATAAATTCACAGttcatctttcagcaatactgAAACATGCACCAAATGCACAAGCAGCTCAAAGGTAAAGTATTGTCAGGCGCAAGAAAAACCCCcagatgatttatttaaaacacctgtttttatacaatttatctAATGATGTTTCTGATGTAGAGTATCATGCAAGACAATGTAAAACTATTCATATTTAGTCTTCAAACATCAATTATGAGTCATACAGCCAGGtccatatacagtatatttagacAGGcacaatgttttgttattttagctgCTGACCAAAACATATTGACCTCACTGTTAAATAGTGAATATAGGCTTAAGGTGTTGTAgacctttttggagttttaacTTAGGTGTCgatgtccttaagaatatatatatatgtgtggtATACGTAACAGAAACCACGTCAATGTGTTTACAGCCACTTTCTCAGGAGCTCTGTCAAAACAAGGTCCATTTGGCCCgactctcttctgattggcctgtttttctGAGTGACTCACGGTCAGATATAAAGACGAAAACACAATTATGTCTCTGctagctggatgcaaaacaaagggaagactgCTCTTTCAAAGCAGCAACTTGTAATGTTAAGTGCCAGAATGGACGTGATACAGCCTCTAAGTAGAAATGTGATCATATACCCGATGTTTCTGTCTACGACAGCTGTCCTTTGACTCTTTAGTTTGCATAATGACTGGATGGACACGGCGAGTCTGTGCTCACTACACACGTGAGATCTTTCACACCACAAACTGATCACCTCTGAACAACTACATGAAATGAGCAGAGGTTCAACAGCTAAGTTGGCCTTTTAGCTCttgattttgaatttgttataaaatgattgtaacattttttaaaaagattttttaaaaaatgcatcaaaagagTGTTTAAACTATTAGTTGTCACTGTCAATCCTAGCAATGACTGACTCAACAATttagtggattttttttttacatgtgaaCATTTAGTCCTTCTATACAAACAAAGCTCTTCTTTAAATGGTCAATGGATTATGTAGATCTGCACAATCAAATTGTTTTGTCTCTGATTATATTAGATCTCTAAACTAGCAAGAGATGTCTGTGATTGGGTTTCTTCATGTATCCCCGCTCCGGCACACTTGTTGCTGGTAGCATTGACTTCTACATTATCACTGGCTATCATCGACTGTTTGGTCACGGACAACTTAAAGGTGAGTGAAGGATTTGTACTTTTGAGTGAACTAGTCCAGTCACGAAATTCAGTTTTAACTCGgggttttttctttgttcacgtgtttttataaaaaattcaaaagttcaaaattaaatctgcaataagcatttagaaaatagaaatgtttcttgccGTCTTTAAAATGCCAAGAAATCACATCACATCTTTTAAATACATCTACGACCACATAACTAGCAAGTGAGTAAatatcagaaatgtttattgaacaATTCAATCTTGGTGATGACAAATGGAACGAGGCAAATTCTATTCGAGTACAAAAAAATGGGGTTGCAGGAGAGGAAACAGCAGTAGTATTTGTCTTTAGTCCATCCTGGCCTTCAGGGTACGTGTGGTTATCTTATCCTTCTCACTGTAACAAAAAAAGGAttcaaaatgctaattaaaatcagttaaataaaagtgaatgattGTCATACAAGAGGTTGATGACACTTGAAGATATACTTACATGACATGAACGACGACTCCCATTCCAGACACCGCATCTCGGTCAACGGCG
This window encodes:
- the zgc:161969 gene encoding E3 SUMO-protein ligase ZBED1 isoform X2, which translates into the protein MRKRQNTEMSEPEPLFLPPKRLKSAVWEYFGYLKDPGGTIIVDGYPVCRLCRKKVSARTGNTSNMAHHLRDHHPKEFAKMNRKHSVVCRRRIRDAPSVDAPSSDGPSNYVPSSYGPSVPENQTAESLSETKEAKIDPTNVYHQTSQSRLNTLVFNFIVEDVQPISILEQPGFRKLIEALSRGKKVMCRNAFITRLEVAFSKMKGELKAKLDKVQTLCTTADVWSVQDRSYFGMTCHWLEDSLERKSAALACTRIPISYTCETIIAKIQEIHSSYNIESKVQATVTDNGNNFVKAFKEFSSEDDQEVEQSRFEDLGSILCDGEMGGDFFLSYFLPPHQRCASQTLNLIASKDLADAVSKGQAGKLHSGAIEKCAAIWHKAQSSTEAADSIESIAKMNFTVPCLNQWSSEYYAINKLMSLSDSQLNELSEVLGFPHFTPDETAYLTEYTDVFKPVAFALDLLHGEEKCFLGIVIPTLLTLKRKLEEKAANTRLFSKVIDSTVKAIDSRFKQVFESSDARLATATMPQFRLWWLPEDERESLRAQLITEVLQVDQGTEEAESNGGSVHEDEFFSYGPGSSGNKGGKREAAEEVWLYLQGTNKDLKCLNEFPGVKKVFIKFNTTLPSSAPVQQLFSNGSNIVTPKGHHLSDQHFEHVLLLRYNSKITTALE
- the zgc:161969 gene encoding E3 SUMO-protein ligase ZBED1 isoform X1, with the protein product MERSRSAFDHWMHKHHFTFRDTRGRNITVQCNLCLPKINILSTARDSTSNLKKHLECHSPCQMRKRQNTEMSEPEPLFLPPKRLKSAVWEYFGYLKDPGGTIIVDGYPVCRLCRKKVSARTGNTSNMAHHLRDHHPKEFAKMNRKHSVVCRRRIRDAPSVDAPSSDGPSNYVPSSYGPSVPENQTAESLSETKEAKIDPTNVYHQTSQSRLNTLVFNFIVEDVQPISILEQPGFRKLIEALSRGKKVMCRNAFITRLEVAFSKMKGELKAKLDKVQTLCTTADVWSVQDRSYFGMTCHWLEDSLERKSAALACTRIPISYTCETIIAKIQEIHSSYNIESKVQATVTDNGNNFVKAFKEFSSEDDQEVEQSRFEDLGSILCDGEMGGDFFLSYFLPPHQRCASQTLNLIASKDLADAVSKGQAGKLHSGAIEKCAAIWHKAQSSTEAADSIESIAKMNFTVPCLNQWSSEYYAINKLMSLSDSQLNELSEVLGFPHFTPDETAYLTEYTDVFKPVAFALDLLHGEEKCFLGIVIPTLLTLKRKLEEKAANTRLFSKVIDSTVKAIDSRFKQVFESSDARLATATMPQFRLWWLPEDERESLRAQLITEVLQVDQGTEEAESNGGSVHEDEFFSYGPGSSGNKGGKREAAEEVWLYLQGTNKDLKCLNEFPGVKKVFIKFNTTLPSSAPVQQLFSNGSNIVTPKGHHLSDQHFEHVLLLRYNSKITTALE
- the zgc:161969 gene encoding zinc finger BED domain-containing protein 4 isoform X3 — translated: MERSRSAFDHWMHKHHFTFRDTRGRNITVQCNLCLPKINILSTARDSTSNLKKHLERKHSVVCRRRIRDAPSVDAPSSDGPSNYVPSSYGPSVPENQTAESLSETKEAKIDPTNVYHQTSQSRLNTLVFNFIVEDVQPISILEQPGFRKLIEALSRGKKVMCRNAFITRLEVAFSKMKGELKAKLDKVQTLCTTADVWSVQDRSYFGMTCHWLEDSLERKSAALACTRIPISYTCETIIAKIQEIHSSYNIESKVQATVTDNGNNFVKAFKEFSSEDDQEVEQSRFEDLGSILCDGEMGGDFFLSYFLPPHQRCASQTLNLIASKDLADAVSKGQAGKLHSGAIEKCAAIWHKAQSSTEAADSIESIAKMNFTVPCLNQWSSEYYAINKLMSLSDSQLNELSEVLGFPHFTPDETAYLTEYTDVFKPVAFALDLLHGEEKCFLGIVIPTLLTLKRKLEEKAANTRLFSKVIDSTVKAIDSRFKQVFESSDARLATATMPQFRLWWLPEDERESLRAQLITEVLQVDQGTEEAESNGGSVHEDEFFSYGPGSSGNKGGKREAAEEVWLYLQGTNKDLKCLNEFPGVKKVFIKFNTTLPSSAPVQQLFSNGSNIVTPKGHHLSDQHFEHVLLLRYNSKITTALE